A window of the Pseudoalteromonas sp. A25 genome harbors these coding sequences:
- a CDS encoding glycoside hydrolase family 15 protein: MKNKINKLTMALIAASLVGCGSAQNSNQADAVSAVIAPGVPGDKPYWAYSGKTGIGTSYEAYVDGQYSDKAITGPVSKVWFSIAKGMVTETMFGLIHQAQLKDMQFVVTGIDANGNAFSVAESNPSEFEISVDYLHKDAEGRPLSLAYKVLSKDKLGRFELEKHIFTDPDGQSLFVRAQIKTSLDTPVQAYVSANPYINNNGVNDFAKVTEQGLVAYEGDNYLTLQAVGGFEEASVGFTGQSDNFAALMNTQQLEQTYTATGEQSGNVSLLGRLGEVKGSAHFDMVLSFGKSQKASAEQARKTLSKGYQTVLDAYNGKGDAIGWEDYLSSLKPMSRLTQYSADQGKLLHTSAMVLKAQEDKSYAGALIASLSNPWGDTVPAIEGSTGYKAVWVRDFYQVAMAFMAMGDTQTAKTAFEYLEKVQVTDSTPGNNGDTGWFLQKTHVDGELEWVGVQLDQTAMPIMLAWKLHQANVLDDEELSFWYSKMLKPAADFLVHGGTAKILWNDTQITPPATQQERWEEQNGYSPSTTAAVIVGLVTASDIAKRSGDVAAAARYLEVAQQYDKQVEALMFTSEGVLKEQAQSQAADGQYFFRIGQDSNPNSDSKINSNNGREGMNKKAIIDGGFLELVRYGVRSADAPSILATLPEYEDESMVDNLRVKYSFTFEGHNGTYPGYRRYGNDGYGEDEVTGTNYAQGGKNTPGQRGRVWPFFTGERGHYEIASAVQNNHLSKNKVQQIKQTYVKGMELFANEGMMLPEQVWDNVGVNPRGYKFGQGTNSATPLAWTHAEYVKLIRSLADKQVWDHYPIVEQKLN, encoded by the coding sequence ATGAAAAACAAAATCAACAAATTAACGATGGCACTAATCGCAGCAAGCCTTGTAGGGTGTGGCAGTGCGCAAAATAGCAATCAAGCAGATGCTGTGTCGGCGGTTATAGCACCGGGTGTTCCTGGCGATAAGCCTTATTGGGCATATTCAGGTAAAACCGGTATTGGCACGTCGTATGAAGCCTATGTCGATGGTCAATACAGTGATAAAGCAATCACGGGCCCTGTCTCGAAAGTGTGGTTTTCGATAGCGAAAGGGATGGTAACCGAAACCATGTTTGGTCTAATTCACCAAGCTCAGCTCAAAGACATGCAATTTGTTGTCACAGGCATTGACGCTAATGGCAATGCCTTTAGCGTGGCTGAGAGTAACCCAAGTGAGTTTGAGATCTCAGTTGATTACTTGCACAAAGACGCTGAAGGTCGCCCGTTGTCACTTGCTTACAAAGTGCTTAGCAAAGATAAGTTGGGTCGTTTTGAGCTTGAAAAGCACATTTTCACAGACCCTGATGGACAAAGTTTGTTCGTTAGAGCACAAATAAAAACAAGTTTAGATACCCCTGTTCAAGCCTATGTGTCAGCAAACCCGTACATCAATAACAATGGTGTTAACGATTTTGCCAAAGTCACCGAGCAAGGTTTAGTCGCTTATGAAGGCGACAACTATCTTACTTTGCAAGCTGTGGGTGGTTTTGAAGAAGCATCAGTTGGTTTTACTGGGCAAAGTGATAATTTTGCTGCGCTTATGAACACTCAGCAACTTGAACAAACATATACCGCTACGGGTGAACAATCTGGCAATGTGAGCTTGCTGGGTAGGTTAGGTGAAGTTAAGGGAAGTGCGCACTTTGATATGGTGCTTAGCTTTGGTAAGTCTCAAAAAGCAAGTGCTGAACAAGCACGTAAAACCCTTTCTAAAGGATATCAAACTGTCCTTGACGCCTATAACGGCAAAGGCGATGCAATCGGCTGGGAAGACTACCTTTCGTCGTTAAAGCCAATGTCTCGCTTAACACAGTACAGTGCTGATCAAGGTAAACTTTTACATACCAGTGCGATGGTGTTAAAAGCGCAAGAAGATAAAAGCTACGCGGGTGCTTTGATTGCGTCATTATCTAACCCATGGGGTGACACGGTGCCAGCGATTGAAGGGTCGACAGGTTATAAAGCCGTGTGGGTAAGAGACTTCTATCAGGTAGCTATGGCCTTTATGGCGATGGGAGATACGCAAACGGCTAAAACAGCATTTGAGTATTTAGAAAAAGTTCAAGTAACAGACTCTACGCCTGGCAATAATGGTGATACCGGCTGGTTTTTACAGAAAACCCATGTTGATGGCGAGCTTGAGTGGGTTGGTGTGCAGTTAGACCAAACAGCCATGCCAATTATGCTTGCATGGAAGTTACATCAAGCCAATGTGCTCGATGATGAAGAATTAAGCTTTTGGTATAGCAAAATGTTAAAACCAGCTGCAGACTTTTTAGTACACGGTGGTACAGCGAAAATTCTCTGGAATGACACGCAGATCACGCCACCGGCAACACAGCAAGAGCGTTGGGAAGAGCAAAATGGCTATTCTCCGTCGACAACCGCAGCGGTGATTGTTGGACTTGTGACGGCATCTGATATCGCTAAACGCAGCGGTGATGTGGCAGCAGCGGCGCGTTACCTTGAAGTGGCACAGCAATACGACAAACAAGTTGAAGCGTTGATGTTTACCAGCGAAGGTGTGCTTAAAGAGCAGGCGCAAAGCCAAGCTGCGGACGGACAGTACTTCTTTAGAATAGGACAAGACTCTAACCCTAATAGCGATAGTAAAATCAACAGCAATAATGGTCGTGAAGGTATGAATAAAAAAGCCATTATTGATGGTGGCTTTTTAGAGTTGGTACGTTACGGCGTACGCTCGGCTGATGCACCAAGTATTCTGGCCACCTTGCCTGAGTATGAAGATGAAAGCATGGTTGATAATTTACGCGTTAAATATAGCTTCACTTTTGAAGGTCATAATGGCACTTACCCAGGGTACAGACGCTATGGTAACGATGGTTATGGTGAAGATGAGGTTACTGGCACAAACTATGCGCAAGGGGGTAAGAACACTCCAGGGCAACGTGGTCGCGTATGGCCATTTTTCACCGGTGAACGAGGCCATTATGAAATCGCATCGGCGGTTCAAAACAATCATTTGTCTAAAAATAAAGTGCAGCAAATAAAACAAACCTATGTAAAAGGTATGGAGCTATTTGCTAACGAAGGCATGATGTTACCTGAGCAAGTTTGGGACAATGTGGGCGTTAACCCAAGAGGTTATAAGTTTGGACAGGGCACTAACTCAGCAACCCCACTGGCGTGGACGCATGCAGAGTATGTGAAGCTGATAAGGTCGCTGGCAGATAAACAAGTATGGGACCACTACCCAATAGTGGAGCAAAAGCTAAACTAA
- a CDS encoding YtoQ family protein, producing the protein MTLKVYLSGEIHTDWRDQIISGCKANSLDIQFCSAVTNHAASDAAGDCLGSESNGFWRDHKSAKVNAMRTKTMIEHSDLAVIRFGEQYKQWNAAFDAGYCAALGKPYITLHDESLVHPLKEVDGSAQAWATTPEQVVQILGYLLSDQLD; encoded by the coding sequence ATGACATTAAAAGTATATCTTTCGGGCGAGATACATACCGACTGGAGAGATCAGATAATCTCTGGCTGCAAAGCTAACAGCTTAGATATTCAATTTTGTTCAGCCGTAACAAACCATGCCGCAAGTGATGCAGCTGGTGATTGTTTAGGGAGCGAGAGCAACGGCTTTTGGCGCGACCACAAGTCGGCCAAGGTTAATGCCATGCGTACCAAAACCATGATTGAACACTCTGATCTTGCGGTGATCCGCTTTGGTGAGCAATATAAACAATGGAATGCCGCTTTTGATGCTGGATATTGTGCTGCACTAGGTAAACCCTACATCACATTGCACGATGAATCACTGGTGCACCCTCTTAAGGAAGTTGATGGCTCAGCACAAGCTTGGGCAACCACCCCTGAGCAAGTGGTTCAAATACTGGGCTACTTACTGTCTGATCAGTTAGACTAA
- a CDS encoding carboxymuconolactone decarboxylase family protein, with amino-acid sequence MSFTIYNETNAPEAARQELTSSRENFGWIPNLHGVMAQAPSVLTAYKTLHALFLQTSFNAQEKTVVWQTINVVNGCHYCVPAHSAIADMMKVEQSLVAQLINNDTLTDPKLEVLRSTTKAIVTSQGKLSQQQLNRFFQAGYTNQQLLEILLGVAQKTLSNYTNHFADTPLDDQFIPYAK; translated from the coding sequence ATGTCTTTTACTATTTATAACGAAACCAATGCCCCAGAAGCAGCTCGACAAGAACTTACAAGTTCAAGAGAAAACTTTGGTTGGATCCCAAACTTACATGGTGTGATGGCGCAGGCACCCAGTGTATTAACAGCATACAAAACACTTCACGCGCTCTTTTTACAGACAAGTTTCAACGCACAGGAAAAGACCGTTGTCTGGCAAACAATTAACGTCGTCAACGGCTGCCATTATTGTGTACCAGCGCACAGCGCAATTGCCGACATGATGAAAGTCGAACAGTCACTTGTCGCACAACTTATCAACAACGACACACTTACCGATCCTAAGCTAGAGGTACTAAGAAGTACCACAAAAGCAATTGTAACTTCTCAAGGAAAGCTGTCGCAGCAACAGCTAAATCGCTTTTTTCAAGCAGGCTATACTAATCAACAGCTACTTGAAATTTTATTAGGCGTCGCGCAAAAAACATTGAGCAACTATACCAACCACTTTGCAGATACTCCGCTAGACGACCAATTTATTCCCTACGCAAAATAA
- a CDS encoding AraC family transcriptional regulator, whose protein sequence is MAGFLDFINLLKLEVDVYHNARVCGNWTINAHSVGQTCFHMATQGECVLNVPNKGQWRLKEGDLVIFPNELPHSMVSVKPLQGPQQHLPVANSQHLDGTSMLCGKVSFEHLANEHLLATLPKVLVIENTLNTPWLTQLREMILLESLSSEQSTNVIITRLCELLFAYALRHYLQTHVITNSVFALYTSEPLNKVIDSIHNEPQRAWTLAELASIACMSRTKFALLFKSVSSWTVMEYITWWRMQLAWRYLSTGLSVLVVANKVGYLSEAAFSRVFNKHFGCSAGQVRRGYGKRQ, encoded by the coding sequence TTGGCGGGTTTTTTAGACTTTATTAATTTGCTCAAGTTAGAGGTGGATGTTTATCATAATGCCAGAGTATGTGGTAATTGGACGATAAACGCACATTCAGTTGGCCAAACATGCTTCCATATGGCGACACAAGGAGAGTGTGTGCTCAATGTGCCTAATAAAGGTCAGTGGCGTTTAAAAGAGGGGGATTTGGTGATATTTCCAAATGAATTGCCGCACTCAATGGTAAGCGTGAAACCCTTACAAGGTCCGCAACAACATCTTCCTGTAGCCAATAGTCAACACCTTGATGGTACGAGCATGTTATGTGGAAAAGTAAGTTTTGAGCACTTGGCAAATGAGCATTTGCTAGCGACTTTACCTAAGGTTTTGGTGATAGAAAATACACTAAATACCCCTTGGCTGACTCAATTAAGAGAGATGATCTTACTGGAATCTTTATCTAGCGAGCAAAGCACTAATGTGATCATTACGCGTTTGTGTGAATTGTTATTTGCCTATGCATTACGCCACTATTTGCAAACGCATGTTATAACCAATAGTGTTTTTGCATTGTATACATCTGAGCCATTAAATAAGGTGATCGATTCAATTCACAATGAACCTCAGCGAGCATGGACACTAGCAGAATTGGCTTCCATTGCTTGTATGTCAAGAACTAAGTTTGCACTGTTGTTCAAATCAGTCAGTAGCTGGACAGTAATGGAATATATCACCTGGTGGCGCATGCAGCTGGCATGGCGTTATCTTAGCACAGGGCTTAGCGTGCTGGTGGTCGCTAACAAAGTGGGTTATTTATCAGAAGCGGCTTTTTCTCGGGTATTTAACAAGCATTTTGGTTGCTCCGCAGGACAGGTGCGACGCGGCTATGGCAAAAGGCAGTAA
- a CDS encoding trypsin-like serine protease, with protein sequence MSKILSIVLFMISWSSWSIVQRHDVPKDMYIAQSTPEYLIDMPGEGHGVLIKPNWIVTVAHLIFADYTGREITIANEQFTIEKVIVHANAKKPNEALFKGDAKPLMDFMKTTSDIALIKLSKDVTHVKPIELYTNDDEKGKAITAFGRGSTGDGLNGSIFETKRQKTLRRMQNTIDRVDGNWLSIKFDKGDKGLQYEGLDGSGDSGGPLVYSGNEQQYLVGMFSWDFVEGDLKSFKHGLYGGRSYQVRISSYIDWITTQINANP encoded by the coding sequence ATGAGTAAGATATTGTCGATAGTTTTGTTTATGATCTCATGGTCTAGCTGGTCAATTGTGCAAAGACATGATGTACCAAAAGATATGTATATAGCTCAATCAACTCCCGAATATCTCATTGACATGCCCGGTGAGGGTCACGGAGTTTTAATTAAGCCAAACTGGATTGTCACCGTGGCACATCTAATTTTTGCTGATTATACAGGGCGTGAAATTACCATTGCCAATGAGCAATTTACCATTGAAAAAGTGATAGTTCACGCGAATGCTAAAAAGCCAAATGAAGCCTTATTTAAAGGCGATGCAAAACCTCTGATGGACTTTATGAAAACCACAAGTGATATCGCTCTTATTAAGTTAAGCAAAGATGTTACGCATGTTAAGCCTATTGAGCTTTATACCAATGATGATGAGAAAGGGAAAGCTATCACGGCATTTGGCCGAGGCTCAACTGGCGATGGCCTAAATGGCTCAATATTTGAGACAAAGAGGCAAAAAACGCTACGACGGATGCAAAACACCATAGATAGGGTTGATGGCAATTGGTTATCGATTAAATTTGATAAAGGTGACAAGGGGTTGCAATACGAAGGTCTTGATGGTTCGGGCGATAGTGGCGGCCCGCTAGTATACTCAGGTAATGAGCAGCAATATCTCGTTGGTATGTTTAGTTGGGATTTTGTTGAAGGGGATCTAAAGAGCTTCAAACATGGACTGTATGGCGGAAGATCATATCAGGTGCGTATTTCTTCATACATCGATTGGATTACTACTCAGATTAATGCTAATCCCTAA
- a CDS encoding LacI family DNA-binding transcriptional regulator gives MKHKGKATSFDIAHYAGVSQSTVSRALRNSPLVNEETRRKVHEVAAKLNYKVDKNASNLRTQQSSTLALLLFEDPTTDESQINPFFLSMLGSITRACAKEGYDLLVSFQSSSQDWRADYEDSHRADGIILLGYGDYLDYQSKLQQLLDQDTKFVCWGARVDGRPDLTVSCDNYGGGQLAAKHLIEHKRTDCAFIGDASHHSPEFFSRYQGFKDTFEQHGYTLSERKTANAISTEDSGYHATKSLIANNISFNALFAASDLIAIGAIRALQEANIKVPNDVRVVGFDNIPAASYVSPALTTIQQNTTLAGQMLVSNLLNLIRGEKVESTLLPPNLIVRNT, from the coding sequence ATGAAACATAAAGGTAAAGCGACTTCTTTTGATATTGCCCACTATGCTGGTGTATCCCAGTCAACTGTATCTCGTGCCTTAAGAAACAGCCCGCTGGTAAATGAAGAAACTCGCCGTAAAGTACATGAAGTGGCAGCTAAGCTAAATTATAAGGTCGACAAAAACGCCAGTAACCTGCGCACGCAACAAAGCAGTACCTTGGCATTGTTACTGTTTGAAGACCCCACTACCGATGAGTCACAAATCAACCCATTTTTTTTGAGCATGTTAGGCAGTATTACTCGCGCGTGCGCTAAAGAAGGCTATGACTTGCTCGTGTCATTTCAATCTAGCAGTCAAGATTGGCGTGCCGACTATGAAGACAGCCATCGCGCTGATGGTATTATTTTGCTCGGCTATGGCGACTATTTAGACTATCAGTCAAAATTGCAACAACTATTAGATCAAGACACTAAGTTTGTGTGTTGGGGTGCAAGAGTTGATGGCCGACCAGATTTAACCGTCAGTTGCGATAATTATGGTGGTGGACAACTTGCCGCAAAGCATTTGATTGAGCATAAACGTACCGATTGTGCCTTTATTGGTGATGCCTCTCATCACAGCCCTGAGTTTTTTTCTCGATATCAAGGCTTTAAAGATACCTTTGAACAACATGGTTATACCTTGAGTGAACGAAAAACAGCAAATGCAATATCCACTGAAGACTCAGGCTACCACGCCACTAAATCATTAATCGCGAATAACATCTCATTTAATGCTTTATTTGCAGCCAGTGATCTTATCGCTATCGGTGCAATTCGCGCCTTGCAAGAAGCGAATATCAAAGTCCCTAATGATGTTCGAGTTGTCGGGTTTGATAACATTCCAGCTGCCAGTTATGTCTCACCAGCGCTGACAACCATTCAACAAAACACCACGCTGGCCGGACAGATGCTGGTGAGTAATCTGCTTAATCTAATACGTGGAGAAAAAGTAGAGTCAACCCTGTTACCCCCAAATTTAATTGTCAGAAATACCTAA
- the glk gene encoding glucokinase, whose protein sequence is MTQTTSYQHQDFEPIVVADIGGTNARFAVVTHYCQQTRQFKIQHQVTYPSAEFQSFESALSRFIEQLPISKPSRASLAVAGPIKSQQVYLTNLGWHFSIPQLKTQMGFNDLAVINDFAAFAYAAPYLDTEQNILIKSGQPEPDANIAVMGPGTGFGAACLARDINGSAVMSCEAGHINLAPVTALDRQLLHVLRANLQHVSIESVFSGPGIARLYRAMAEVKGHTPMDLNAAQISQLAPECEVCDATLTHFCDWMGSVAGDLALTFGALGGVNIGGGILPRMTERLLSSRFIERFTEKGLMSQYVGQIPVTLVVQDNIPLIGAAACLHERRS, encoded by the coding sequence ATGACCCAGACAACAAGTTACCAACATCAAGATTTTGAGCCGATTGTCGTTGCAGATATCGGTGGCACGAACGCAAGGTTTGCGGTCGTGACTCATTATTGTCAACAAACTCGCCAATTTAAAATCCAACACCAAGTTACTTATCCCAGTGCAGAGTTTCAGTCATTTGAAAGCGCTTTAAGCCGTTTTATTGAGCAATTGCCTATCAGCAAACCGTCAAGAGCAAGCCTTGCGGTGGCCGGTCCGATAAAGTCTCAGCAAGTTTACTTAACTAACTTAGGCTGGCACTTTAGTATTCCACAGCTGAAAACTCAGATGGGATTTAACGACCTTGCTGTGATCAATGACTTCGCCGCATTTGCATACGCCGCACCATACTTAGATACAGAGCAAAATATTCTTATCAAGTCGGGGCAGCCTGAACCTGATGCGAATATTGCGGTGATGGGGCCTGGTACGGGGTTTGGTGCAGCCTGTTTAGCCCGAGATATTAACGGTAGCGCGGTGATGAGCTGCGAAGCGGGGCATATAAATCTTGCCCCAGTGACAGCGCTTGATAGGCAGTTGTTGCATGTACTGCGTGCAAACTTACAACATGTTTCAATCGAAAGTGTCTTTTCGGGCCCTGGTATTGCGCGACTGTATCGAGCAATGGCTGAAGTTAAAGGGCATACCCCAATGGACTTAAATGCAGCACAGATTAGCCAGCTAGCGCCAGAGTGTGAAGTATGTGATGCAACGCTCACGCATTTTTGTGACTGGATGGGCAGCGTTGCGGGCGATCTGGCGCTCACGTTTGGTGCTTTGGGAGGCGTGAACATTGGTGGTGGTATTTTACCGCGAATGACAGAGCGTTTGTTATCTAGTCGTTTTATTGAAAGGTTTACTGAAAAAGGGCTAATGTCGCAGTATGTAGGACAAATTCCCGTCACTTTAGTAGTACAAGATAATATTCCTTTAATTGGTGCCGCGGCATGTTTACATGAACGCCGTAGCTAA
- a CDS encoding LacI family DNA-binding transcriptional regulator, whose translation MKKVTINSVATYAGVSKKTVSRVLNNEPNVSPATREKVLKVFKELDYTPNPIARGLARNRSFIIGCLYDNPSKSYITRVQSGALEACHKHHYNLLIHPCELRGEALIENIEHLLTTSRLDGMVLTPPFSDSQELITFLKKKNINFARVASAIDDAESISVRSNDEQGAYEITEHLINLGHRKIAFIKGHPDHSATEQRFTGYQRALAAHHIAFDSQLVAEGNFSYHSGADSAKAILDLNPRPSAVFASNDYMAAAVLKLATQRQLKVPEDISIAGFDNAPIARHIWPGLTTIAQPVEEMTRQAVEQLIFQIGDEQTPVYQATLEAKLITRESTAKLRS comes from the coding sequence ATGAAAAAAGTAACCATTAATAGTGTTGCCACTTACGCTGGGGTATCGAAAAAGACCGTATCTCGGGTGCTCAATAATGAGCCAAATGTAAGTCCAGCAACTCGAGAAAAAGTGTTAAAAGTATTTAAAGAGCTAGACTATACGCCAAACCCAATAGCTCGGGGCTTGGCGAGAAATAGAAGCTTTATTATTGGTTGCTTGTACGATAACCCGAGTAAAAGTTATATCACTCGTGTGCAAAGCGGTGCGCTTGAAGCGTGCCATAAACATCACTATAACCTCCTTATTCACCCTTGTGAGCTGCGCGGCGAAGCACTCATTGAGAACATTGAGCACCTTTTGACGACTTCACGTCTAGATGGCATGGTTTTGACTCCTCCATTTTCTGATTCACAAGAGCTCATCACCTTTTTAAAGAAAAAGAATATTAACTTTGCACGTGTTGCGTCTGCGATAGATGATGCAGAGTCAATCTCAGTGCGCAGTAATGATGAGCAAGGCGCTTATGAAATAACCGAGCATCTGATTAATCTGGGCCACCGCAAGATTGCATTTATTAAAGGTCACCCAGATCACAGTGCAACCGAACAACGTTTTACAGGTTATCAAAGGGCGCTAGCGGCACATCACATCGCTTTTGACTCTCAACTAGTGGCAGAGGGAAACTTTAGTTACCACTCTGGTGCGGATAGTGCTAAAGCTATTTTAGATTTAAATCCACGACCAAGTGCGGTGTTTGCATCAAATGATTACATGGCTGCAGCAGTTTTGAAACTTGCAACGCAACGTCAATTAAAAGTGCCTGAAGACATTTCGATTGCGGGATTCGACAACGCACCTATTGCACGTCATATTTGGCCTGGCTTAACAACGATAGCGCAACCTGTCGAAGAAATGACTCGCCAAGCGGTTGAACAATTAATTTTTCAAATCGGTGATGAACAAACGCCGGTCTATCAAGCAACGCTCGAAGCGAAACTTATAACACGAGAGTCGACCGCTAAGTTACGTAGCTAA
- a CDS encoding YdcH family protein: protein MNIERHSLAKELPEFKDKIHELKMKDRHFARLFDDYHNLDHEVIRIEEGVENTSDEYLDSLKKQRLHLKDQLYAILKCA, encoded by the coding sequence ATGAACATTGAACGCCACAGTCTCGCTAAAGAATTGCCTGAATTTAAAGACAAGATCCATGAACTAAAAATGAAAGACCGTCATTTTGCGCGCCTTTTTGATGATTATCATAATTTAGACCATGAAGTTATTCGTATTGAAGAAGGGGTTGAAAATACCTCTGATGAGTATTTGGATTCTCTAAAAAAACAAAGATTGCACTTAAAAGATCAGCTTTATGCGATTTTAAAGTGTGCATAA
- a CDS encoding serine hydrolase domain-containing protein: MQLLIDEHVAAFAKRTKRPQINVALWHNNVVYESSFGISKSEAVDVFEIGSIGKTFTATLLAILVEKRVINLNDRIGKYHPNLPLLKDVTFKQLVTHTSGLPAEPIDSICFSHSALISKLLEFQDEDIPRFLGNIKKPLQPGKFLYSNLAMALLGNTLAQCLGMSYEHAVKSHLLTPLGMVDTHISEKNYASTRLASGHNASGKIVPHFKWQGMEPAGVWRSTCQDMITYLKAHLGHAGEDWQHQLQITTSPVYADPKLSHIGYAWVLEQRKELGLLAWHNGGTFGQHAVIMSAKERNMGIVILSNQSPRLWHGFFASYSLEALAVRILKALV, translated from the coding sequence ATGCAATTGTTAATTGATGAGCACGTAGCAGCATTTGCCAAGCGAACAAAGCGACCACAAATAAATGTAGCGCTTTGGCACAATAATGTCGTTTACGAGTCATCTTTCGGTATTTCAAAAAGTGAAGCGGTGGATGTATTTGAGATAGGATCAATCGGAAAAACGTTTACAGCGACTTTGTTGGCAATACTCGTTGAGAAAAGAGTGATTAATCTTAACGACCGAATAGGTAAATATCACCCTAACTTGCCACTTTTGAAGGATGTGACTTTTAAGCAGCTAGTAACACATACATCTGGGTTACCAGCTGAACCCATTGATTCTATTTGTTTTTCTCACTCTGCGCTTATTTCTAAACTGCTTGAATTTCAAGATGAAGATATACCTCGGTTTCTGGGTAACATCAAAAAGCCATTACAACCGGGTAAGTTTTTATATTCAAATTTGGCAATGGCACTTTTGGGCAATACATTAGCACAATGCCTAGGAATGAGTTATGAGCATGCTGTTAAATCACACTTGCTGACGCCATTGGGAATGGTAGATACCCACATCAGTGAAAAGAATTATGCAAGTACGCGCTTGGCTTCAGGGCATAATGCGAGTGGGAAAATAGTCCCTCACTTTAAGTGGCAAGGAATGGAGCCCGCTGGAGTTTGGCGTTCAACATGTCAAGACATGATTACATATTTAAAGGCCCACCTAGGCCATGCTGGTGAAGATTGGCAGCATCAATTACAAATAACCACTTCACCTGTTTACGCTGATCCCAAACTTAGCCATATCGGGTACGCTTGGGTTCTAGAGCAGCGTAAGGAGCTTGGTCTGCTTGCTTGGCACAATGGAGGGACATTTGGTCAACATGCAGTAATAATGAGTGCCAAAGAGCGTAACATGGGGATTGTTATTCTGAGCAATCAGTCTCCAAGGCTTTGGCATGGCTTTTTTGCGTCTTATAGTTTAGAGGCACTGGCGGTTCGTATTCTAAAGGCTTTAGTGTGA